A single region of the Streptococcus sanguinis genome encodes:
- a CDS encoding diacylglycerol/lipid kinase family protein gives MSYQMKRGFLMSKVLLIVNPSSGGEKAKSYEDLAREKLAKCFDEVVVKHTEKGGDAAAFAKQAAEDHYDSVFVMGGDGTVNEGISGLAELDYRPTFGFFPLGTVNDLARALGIPLDAEEAIQNLDINKVKPLDIGKINDQYFMNVVAIGTIPESINNVDSEDKTKWGKFAYFISGFKQLMDTSFYEFHLNIDGEERTIKSSTLLIGSTNSIGGFESILPEATVNDGLLHLLYLKDKNLLDTLVSVPDLISGNGEESDNIEYLTFREITVELADDKAELSVNVDGDEGDQLPVTIRVLPSHLNVYC, from the coding sequence ATGAGCTATCAAATGAAAAGAGGTTTCCTTATGTCTAAAGTCCTATTAATTGTCAACCCTAGCTCGGGAGGCGAAAAAGCCAAGTCCTATGAAGACTTGGCAAGGGAAAAGCTGGCAAAATGTTTCGATGAGGTAGTGGTCAAGCATACTGAAAAAGGCGGAGACGCAGCAGCTTTTGCTAAGCAAGCAGCAGAAGACCATTATGATAGCGTCTTTGTCATGGGCGGCGATGGAACAGTCAATGAAGGAATCAGCGGCCTGGCTGAACTAGACTATCGTCCGACTTTTGGTTTCTTTCCACTTGGTACAGTCAATGATTTGGCGCGTGCTCTCGGCATTCCTCTAGACGCTGAAGAAGCCATTCAGAATCTGGATATCAACAAAGTCAAGCCACTTGATATCGGCAAGATTAATGACCAGTACTTTATGAATGTGGTTGCCATTGGAACTATTCCTGAGTCAATCAACAACGTAGATTCAGAAGACAAGACCAAGTGGGGCAAGTTTGCCTACTTTATCTCTGGTTTCAAGCAGTTGATGGATACTAGTTTTTACGAATTTCACTTAAATATTGATGGAGAAGAGCGTACGATAAAGAGCAGTACACTCTTGATTGGCTCTACCAACTCTATCGGAGGTTTCGAGAGCATTCTCCCTGAAGCTACTGTCAATGACGGCTTGCTCCATCTTTTGTATCTTAAGGATAAAAATCTCTTGGACACCTTGGTTTCTGTGCCGGATTTGATTTCGGGCAATGGAGAAGAAAGTGATAATATCGAGTATCTGACCTTTAGGGAAATCACAGTTGAGTTGGCTGATGACAAGGCAGAGCTCAGCGTCAACGTTGACGGAGATGAGGGTGACCAATTGCCAGTAACGATTCGTGTCTTGCCATCTCACTTGAATGTGTATTGCTAG
- the argB gene encoding acetylglutamate kinase, giving the protein MKDVIVIKIGGVAAQKLSDKFIKQMQEWIAAGKKIVVVHGGGLVINQLMKERQLPTRKVKGLRVTAKSDLPIIEQALLGQVGRTLTQELNDSDIESLQLVSHLGKTVSADFIDKDLYGYVGDVTAIQTAYLEQLLAADMVPVLASLGENAAGELLNINADYLAAAVASSLQAEKLILMTDIEGVLEDKKVLPQLLTSQVSKKIQTGVIKGGMIPKIESAVQTVLSGVGQVLIGDNLLTGTLIAEG; this is encoded by the coding sequence ATGAAAGATGTGATTGTTATAAAAATTGGCGGTGTTGCTGCGCAAAAGCTGTCTGATAAGTTTATCAAGCAGATGCAAGAGTGGATAGCAGCTGGTAAGAAAATCGTGGTCGTTCATGGGGGTGGTCTGGTCATAAATCAACTCATGAAAGAGCGCCAGCTGCCTACTCGCAAGGTTAAGGGGTTGCGGGTAACAGCTAAGTCTGACTTACCCATTATTGAGCAGGCCTTGCTAGGTCAAGTTGGCCGGACACTGACACAAGAACTGAACGACTCAGATATTGAAAGCCTTCAGCTGGTTTCACATTTGGGAAAGACAGTTTCGGCGGACTTTATTGACAAAGATCTCTATGGCTATGTCGGTGATGTGACGGCGATTCAAACTGCTTATCTAGAGCAGTTGCTGGCTGCGGACATGGTCCCAGTGCTGGCTTCGCTAGGGGAAAATGCGGCTGGCGAGCTCTTAAATATCAATGCAGACTATCTAGCCGCAGCAGTTGCTAGCAGCTTGCAGGCAGAGAAGCTGATTCTGATGACAGATATAGAAGGGGTTCTGGAGGACAAAAAAGTCCTGCCCCAGCTTCTGACCAGTCAGGTTTCCAAGAAGATTCAGACAGGTGTCATCAAGGGCGGCATGATTCCTAAGATTGAGAGTGCTGTTCAGACTGTGCTTTCCGGTGTCGGACAGGTTCTGATTGGTGACAATCTTTTGACGGGCACCTTGATAGCAGAGGGATAA
- a CDS encoding GBS Bsp-like repeat-containing protein, producing the protein MKNQFFNKQVQRFSIRKYSLGAVSVLLGTLLFAGTQTVAADQVISPTGTDSVVSTAPSDIAVDTNQSVSEKSNATVSSDIESETKNAVNNNLVSIENGVTSEVPEPLETENKATNANDIPINTEPVSDQTSTVNEKQKTVEINPVIDDPTNPKHLVTRGYAASNVDKPATSIVNDVSRRRATKEEKTTLKTTVGKVANGTGHTTLLATGNGSIARGDDYPVRFKNLPDYAADDWGLIVKNCTSFTAYRLSSVNGFNIPRAYGNGGEWGYRARREGYRVDNHPALGSVAWIDDGSYGHVAWVSNVLGNNVEIEEYNYAWSKSYNRRVVAASSISGFIHFKDIIGGTSTPISQPSDNQGIPASGVYHFTQRASIKAEPKMSSPELAYYDAGQTVTYDRKLEADGHQWISYLSFAGNRRYIAIGVTKTKAPLKGTLTIQNNNAQTGTFDVIVSDVSSPYGVKEVKLPTWSSENGQDDIVWYTAAKQPNGTYKITVNANKHKGSTGEYNIHLYYVQNNGEMVGAGGTKTTVSIKKPEGKITIQNNNSKTGTFDVVISNISNPGGVKEVKVPTWSSANDQDDIIWYTPKRQSDGTYKLTIKASDHKYSTGKYNVHLYYVQNNGQMICVTGTTTEVSLDKELIRPTGTITIRNNTSKTGTFDIIVSNVSNPGGVKEVKVPTWSAANDQDDVVWYTASKQPDGTYKQTIKVSDHKNSTGKYNVHLYYVQDDGKLVGAGSATTEVALPTISIPSKGNYVFQGYASIRSEAKISSPELANFDKGSTVFYDQTFIADGHQWISYVGYSGSRRYVAIN; encoded by the coding sequence ATGAAAAATCAATTTTTTAATAAGCAGGTTCAACGTTTTTCTATTCGTAAATATTCTCTAGGAGCAGTTTCAGTGCTTCTAGGAACATTATTATTTGCAGGGACTCAAACAGTTGCTGCTGATCAAGTAATTTCGCCAACTGGTACTGATTCAGTAGTTTCTACAGCACCTTCTGACATAGCTGTGGACACAAATCAGAGTGTTTCAGAAAAGTCAAATGCAACAGTAAGTTCTGATATTGAATCGGAAACAAAAAATGCTGTAAATAACAATTTAGTTAGTATTGAAAATGGAGTAACTTCTGAAGTTCCTGAACCACTAGAAACTGAAAATAAAGCGACAAATGCAAATGATATTCCAATCAACACTGAGCCTGTTTCTGATCAAACTTCAACAGTTAATGAAAAACAGAAAACTGTTGAAATAAATCCAGTTATAGATGATCCTACTAATCCTAAACATTTAGTAACACGTGGCTATGCCGCTTCGAATGTAGATAAGCCAGCCACCTCAATTGTTAATGATGTCAGCCGCCGCCGTGCAACTAAAGAAGAAAAAACAACTCTCAAAACAACTGTTGGTAAAGTTGCAAACGGGACTGGACATACGACTTTACTGGCTACAGGGAATGGTTCAATCGCTCGAGGCGATGATTATCCAGTAAGGTTTAAAAATCTCCCTGATTATGCTGCGGACGATTGGGGACTTATTGTTAAAAATTGTACTTCATTTACTGCTTATAGATTAAGTTCAGTTAATGGTTTTAACATTCCTCGTGCGTACGGAAATGGCGGTGAATGGGGATATCGGGCAAGAAGAGAAGGATACAGGGTAGATAATCATCCAGCTCTTGGCTCAGTCGCTTGGATTGATGATGGAAGTTACGGACATGTAGCATGGGTGTCCAATGTATTGGGAAATAATGTAGAAATTGAAGAATATAACTATGCTTGGAGTAAAAGTTATAATCGCAGAGTAGTTGCTGCAAGTTCAATCTCAGGCTTTATACATTTTAAAGATATCATTGGAGGTACATCCACACCGATTTCCCAGCCTTCTGATAATCAAGGAATCCCTGCCAGTGGAGTGTATCATTTCACTCAAAGAGCCTCCATTAAAGCTGAGCCTAAGATGTCTAGTCCTGAATTAGCTTATTATGATGCAGGACAAACTGTTACATATGATCGTAAATTGGAAGCAGATGGCCATCAATGGATTAGCTATCTCTCCTTTGCTGGAAATCGTAGATATATTGCCATTGGAGTAACAAAGACAAAGGCTCCTTTAAAGGGAACCTTGACTATCCAAAACAATAATGCTCAGACAGGGACTTTTGATGTCATTGTATCTGATGTCTCTAGCCCGTATGGTGTGAAAGAAGTGAAATTACCAACTTGGTCAAGTGAAAATGGACAAGATGATATTGTTTGGTACACTGCTGCTAAACAGCCTAATGGAACATATAAAATAACTGTCAATGCAAATAAACATAAAGGTTCTACGGGAGAGTATAATATCCATCTATATTATGTTCAAAATAATGGGGAAATGGTTGGAGCTGGGGGAACGAAGACTACCGTTTCTATTAAGAAGCCTGAAGGGAAAATTACTATTCAAAATAATAATTCAAAAACAGGAACCTTTGATGTTGTTATATCTAACATTTCCAATCCTGGTGGTGTAAAAGAAGTAAAAGTACCTACATGGTCTAGTGCGAATGATCAAGATGATATTATTTGGTATACTCCTAAAAGACAATCGGATGGCACTTACAAATTGACAATAAAGGCTAGCGATCATAAATATTCCACTGGAAAATATAATGTGCATTTATACTATGTTCAAAATAATGGCCAAATGATTTGTGTAACAGGAACGACGACAGAAGTCTCCTTGGATAAGGAATTAATCCGGCCGACAGGAACTATTACTATTCGGAATAATACTTCAAAGACAGGTACCTTTGATATTATTGTGTCTAATGTTTCTAATCCTGGTGGTGTAAAAGAAGTAAAGGTACCTACATGGTCTGCTGCCAATGACCAGGATGACGTGGTTTGGTACACTGCTAGCAAGCAACCAGATGGGACTTACAAACAGACTATTAAAGTAAGTGATCATAAAAATTCCACAGGGAAATACAACGTCCACCTGTACTACGTTCAGGATGATGGAAAACTTGTAGGTGCCGGCTCAGCTACTACGGAAGTCGCATTACCAACTATATCTATTCCATCAAAAGGGAATTACGTTTTTCAAGGCTATGCTTCTATTCGGTCTGAAGCTAAAATATCAAGTCCAGAACTAGCAAACTTTGACAAAGGGAGCACAGTCTTTTATGATCAAACTTTTATTGCAGATGGTCATCAGTGGATTAGCTATGTTGGGTATAGTGGTAGCCGTCGTTATGTAGCAATAAATTAA
- a CDS encoding DUF3169 family protein: MKEQKRISTQKRVLYNVLIFLAGALIGGLSILFSETGLLKNISWSTIFSVQLLRQLGRASLIILYPLVFFLIYRTRKYNEAYEKEADEDKNYEWYRLTFKNLEYATIVFNISSAIVLFTILVGVVFIGNITNHKSPLQWSFIDYAIAFLYIILQVVFLKTVQKVRHYKLSAFPTTEEIKEFALSYDESELQANYEQCYLILFNVNQRLLPALYVILGIVGVFTPLNVVSGFVILVVIHIYINLMYYPMVRKYFK, encoded by the coding sequence GTGAAAGAGCAAAAACGTATATCTACACAGAAAAGAGTTTTATATAATGTCCTTATATTTCTAGCTGGAGCTTTAATAGGTGGTCTGTCTATTTTGTTTTCTGAAACTGGTCTGCTAAAAAACATCAGTTGGTCGACTATTTTTTCTGTTCAACTGCTGCGCCAGCTAGGTAGGGCCAGCCTTATCATCCTCTATCCCTTGGTCTTTTTCTTGATTTATCGGACTCGTAAATACAATGAAGCCTATGAAAAAGAAGCAGATGAGGATAAGAATTATGAATGGTACCGGCTAACCTTTAAAAATCTGGAATATGCGACTATTGTCTTTAATATCAGCAGTGCTATCGTTCTTTTTACGATTTTAGTTGGAGTTGTTTTTATTGGAAATATTACTAATCATAAGAGCCCTCTTCAGTGGAGTTTTATAGATTATGCGATTGCCTTTCTTTATATTATTTTGCAAGTTGTCTTTTTAAAGACAGTTCAGAAGGTGCGGCACTATAAGCTATCAGCCTTTCCGACTACTGAGGAAATAAAAGAATTTGCCCTCTCTTATGATGAGTCAGAGCTGCAAGCCAATTATGAACAGTGCTATCTCATTCTCTTCAATGTAAATCAGAGACTTCTGCCAGCCCTCTATGTTATTTTAGGGATAGTGGGAGTCTTCACACCCCTCAATGTCGTTTCCGGTTTTGTCATCCTAGTGGTAATCCATATCTATATCAATCTTATGTATTATCCAATGGTAAGAAAATATTTCAAATAA
- a CDS encoding DUF3267 domain-containing protein: MKLLKELDFIHNKKVNLALNITAVLLIFPFLALFTWIAILMYGKGSEVFHFFDLFYLLVLMVIHELIHGFFFKVLGDENTKVKFGFKSGMAYATSPGSRYSQKRMLVIILAPFFLISLALTLIYGLHILTAASYIVLASFHAAGCAGDFFLAVAILRQKGDIAVEDTEVGINIYQKENTK; encoded by the coding sequence ATGAAACTACTGAAAGAACTTGATTTTATCCATAATAAAAAGGTCAATCTGGCTCTGAATATAACGGCCGTGCTGCTGATCTTCCCTTTTCTAGCCCTCTTTACTTGGATTGCCATTCTGATGTATGGCAAGGGCAGCGAAGTTTTTCATTTCTTTGATTTATTCTACCTCCTTGTTCTAATGGTCATCCATGAACTGATCCACGGCTTTTTCTTCAAGGTCTTGGGGGATGAAAATACCAAGGTCAAGTTTGGTTTTAAAAGCGGCATGGCCTATGCGACCAGCCCAGGCAGTCGTTACAGTCAGAAAAGGATGCTCGTCATTATCCTGGCACCTTTCTTTCTGATTAGCCTAGCCCTGACCTTGATCTATGGCTTGCATATTTTAACTGCGGCTTCTTATATCGTTCTTGCTAGCTTCCATGCAGCCGGCTGTGCAGGAGATTTTTTTCTGGCTGTCGCTATTCTTCGGCAGAAGGGTGATATAGCTGTTGAGGATACGGAAGTCGGTATTAATATTTATCAAAAGGAGAATACAAAATGA
- a CDS encoding helix-turn-helix domain-containing protein, whose translation MQGKEFGQHLKQLRLNRGWTKEQLCGDESKLSIRQLTRLESGISQPTLSTLEYLAFCLEVDLTTLTGSKKEDVALPTDYQRLKYKLIRTTTYGNTEALFELEHIIDEIFEVYYDDLPEAEQNVMDILQSKIYTYTSEKFHKYGMTLFAQHLDDLQSKKHYDVNDLLYIQLYQIYVGDEEEIRSAKFDKELYARIAQRLLQSVDYIPNEYLFLMRDALLTIPGIECERKEFIYTKDTLNKLNVIMELTEDYQKKPLIRMLEGEYELFVHKDEKKAQQYYEEGLTLARLLGHTFLSKKMAEEWNKELRLYHQG comes from the coding sequence ATGCAAGGAAAAGAATTTGGACAGCATTTGAAACAGCTTCGATTAAATAGGGGCTGGACTAAGGAGCAATTGTGTGGTGATGAGTCAAAGCTTTCTATACGGCAGTTAACCCGTTTGGAGTCAGGCATTTCCCAGCCTACTCTTTCTACTTTAGAATATCTGGCTTTCTGTCTAGAGGTCGATTTGACAACTTTGACAGGAAGTAAAAAAGAAGATGTAGCTCTACCTACTGACTATCAGCGCTTGAAGTATAAGCTGATTCGGACGACCACTTATGGCAATACCGAAGCTTTGTTCGAATTGGAGCATATCATAGATGAAATTTTTGAAGTTTATTATGATGATTTGCCAGAAGCTGAGCAGAATGTAATGGATATCTTGCAATCAAAGATTTATACTTATACTTCTGAGAAATTCCATAAGTATGGAATGACTCTCTTTGCCCAGCATTTGGACGATTTGCAGAGTAAAAAGCATTATGACGTGAATGATTTACTCTACATCCAGCTCTATCAGATCTATGTGGGAGATGAAGAGGAGATTCGGTCAGCTAAGTTTGATAAGGAATTATATGCAAGAATCGCTCAGCGATTACTGCAGTCAGTTGACTATATTCCAAATGAATATCTCTTTCTCATGCGAGATGCTCTACTGACAATCCCAGGTATTGAGTGCGAGCGAAAAGAGTTCATTTATACAAAAGATACGCTCAACAAACTTAATGTAATCATGGAATTGACAGAGGACTATCAAAAGAAACCGCTGATAAGAATGTTAGAGGGAGAATATGAGCTTTTCGTACACAAGGACGAGAAAAAAGCTCAACAATACTATGAAGAGGGACTGACACTGGCAAGATTGTTAGGTCATACTTTTCTATCTAAAAAAATGGCTGAGGAGTGGAATAAAGAACTTCGGCTCTATCATCAAGGCTAG
- a CDS encoding helix-turn-helix transcriptional regulator produces MQLRNRLKELRARDGLNQTELARLAGVSRQTISLIERGEYTPSIVIALKIAHIFNENVENVFRLVEEAE; encoded by the coding sequence ATGCAGCTTAGAAATCGACTCAAGGAGTTGAGGGCGCGTGACGGTCTCAACCAGACAGAACTGGCTAGGCTGGCCGGTGTTTCCAGGCAGACAATCAGCCTTATAGAGAGAGGCGAATATACCCCGTCGATTGTGATTGCCCTTAAGATTGCCCATATTTTCAATGAAAACGTTGAGAATGTCTTTCGGCTGGTGGAGGAAGCAGAATGA
- a CDS encoding CPBP family intramembrane glutamic endopeptidase, whose product MKLKTFFTNFGLYILVLLAYFYIFSAIVVFTIGSLTGGLSQLLILLIFVILASLYSFAMWKWYQKDLKLEIKNTKLTSSIWLPSALLLAFIIFQQLVPIESSANQNAAVQLIQQQPVFAFLYMVIFAPILEELLTRGFLAKFLFPDQNSLAKIMLYLTVSASFFSLLHMPGNLVQFLVYFILGAIFGLGYLSKKDLRHSMALHLANNLIAFVLIVFF is encoded by the coding sequence ATGAAATTAAAAACTTTCTTTACTAATTTTGGCCTTTATATTCTTGTCCTCTTGGCCTATTTTTATATCTTTTCGGCTATAGTTGTCTTCACTATAGGTTCCCTGACAGGAGGACTTTCTCAATTATTGATTTTGCTGATTTTTGTCATACTTGCGAGTCTCTATTCTTTTGCCATGTGGAAATGGTACCAGAAAGATTTGAAACTGGAAATCAAAAATACCAAGCTGACCAGTTCTATCTGGCTTCCCAGCGCCCTCTTGCTTGCTTTTATTATCTTCCAGCAGCTCGTTCCTATTGAATCTTCTGCCAATCAGAATGCTGCTGTGCAGTTGATTCAGCAGCAGCCAGTCTTTGCCTTCCTATACATGGTAATCTTTGCTCCTATTCTTGAGGAGTTGCTGACACGAGGATTTTTGGCTAAGTTTCTCTTTCCCGACCAAAATAGTTTGGCGAAAATCATGCTCTATTTAACTGTATCTGCCAGCTTCTTCTCTCTTCTGCACATGCCGGGCAATCTAGTCCAGTTTCTGGTTTACTTCATCTTGGGGGCAATCTTTGGCTTAGGCTATCTATCTAAAAAGGATCTGCGCCACTCAATGGCCTTACATCTGGCCAATAACCTCATTGCCTTTGTTCTCATTGTCTTCTTTTAA
- a CDS encoding acetylornithine transaminase, which produces MTYLFENYKRAPIEFVKAEGSYLIDNEGKAYLDFSSGIGVTNLGFHPQIQQALIQQAGRIWHSPNLYLSSLQEQVAQELAGSYDYLAFFCNSGAEANEAAIKLARKATGKQGIITFQQSFHGRTFGAMAATGQDKIKEGFGDGVPHFSYAIYNDLASVEDLANQDTAAVMLELVQGESGVCPAEAAFVKNLADFCQQEGILLIVDEVQTGMGRTSQLYSFEHYGIIPDIVTLAKGLANGLPAGALLGKSSLASAFGPGSHGSTFGGNKLAMAAALETLHIMKEAGFLEEVRSKSDILLEQLQLAFQNHPKISAVRGLGMMIGIETSASLSKIVEAARQKGLIILTAGENVIRLLPPLTISMEEIQQGIAVLKEVFSEVDE; this is translated from the coding sequence ATGACTTATTTATTTGAAAACTACAAGAGGGCACCCATTGAGTTTGTTAAAGCAGAGGGCTCCTATCTGATTGACAATGAGGGAAAGGCTTATTTGGACTTTTCATCGGGGATTGGTGTAACCAATCTTGGCTTTCACCCGCAGATCCAGCAGGCTTTGATCCAGCAAGCAGGGCGCATCTGGCACAGTCCCAATCTCTATCTTAGCTCTCTGCAAGAGCAGGTGGCTCAGGAACTGGCTGGTTCTTATGATTATTTGGCTTTTTTCTGCAATAGCGGAGCAGAAGCCAATGAAGCAGCTATTAAGCTAGCCCGCAAAGCTACTGGCAAGCAAGGCATTATCACTTTTCAGCAATCCTTTCACGGTCGAACCTTTGGCGCTATGGCCGCAACAGGACAGGATAAGATTAAGGAAGGATTTGGTGATGGGGTTCCCCATTTCAGCTATGCGATTTACAATGATCTGGCCAGCGTAGAAGACTTGGCCAATCAGGATACGGCAGCTGTCATGCTGGAATTGGTCCAAGGAGAATCGGGGGTTTGTCCAGCAGAAGCAGCTTTTGTCAAAAACTTGGCTGATTTTTGCCAACAAGAGGGGATTTTGCTGATTGTTGATGAGGTCCAGACAGGTATGGGGCGTACGAGTCAGCTTTATTCCTTTGAGCACTATGGGATTATACCGGATATTGTGACTCTGGCTAAGGGTCTGGCCAATGGCCTGCCCGCAGGTGCTCTATTAGGAAAATCCAGCTTGGCTTCCGCTTTTGGACCTGGCAGTCATGGTTCTACCTTTGGTGGCAATAAATTAGCCATGGCAGCCGCCTTGGAGACCTTGCATATCATGAAAGAAGCGGGTTTTCTAGAAGAAGTCAGATCTAAGAGTGATATCTTATTGGAGCAGCTGCAGCTTGCTTTTCAGAATCATCCAAAGATTTCTGCTGTTCGAGGCCTGGGCATGATGATCGGGATTGAAACAAGCGCCAGTCTGTCAAAGATTGTTGAAGCCGCTCGTCAGAAAGGCTTGATTATCCTGACCGCCGGAGAGAATGTTATCCGTCTCCTGCCACCATTGACTATCAGCATGGAGGAAATCCAGCAGGGGATTGCTGTTTTAAAAGAGGTATTTTCAGAAGTAGATGAATAA
- a CDS encoding CPBP family intramembrane glutamic endopeptidase, with the protein MNNFKSTALGLVKWIGLIALSLLINVAPMLFLRLGKSLPIYAEILLVALYLVLVFLIFRSLWRRYQKHVPEEKKKFKLSGKDIGFAFLFFFLARVAAIVGVYLNLILSGNSQTSNDSAIQGLGGMMSSQHIFFALLFVATIAFIAPIMEELIFRGFGTAFFFKNNQKVLPAIVTSVVFTLPHITQLTEFPIYFALGLVLYLSYARRGNIKDSMLVHILNNLPMAIILLLAMFK; encoded by the coding sequence ATGAACAACTTCAAATCAACTGCTTTAGGACTTGTAAAATGGATAGGCTTAATTGCTCTTAGCCTCCTTATAAATGTTGCTCCGATGCTATTCTTAAGGCTCGGGAAGAGTTTACCTATTTATGCAGAAATCTTATTGGTAGCCTTGTATCTGGTTTTAGTTTTCCTTATTTTTCGTAGCTTATGGCGGCGATACCAAAAGCATGTACCTGAAGAAAAGAAAAAATTTAAACTGTCTGGCAAGGACATCGGTTTTGCTTTTCTATTCTTTTTCCTTGCCAGAGTGGCTGCTATTGTTGGTGTTTATCTTAATCTCATCCTGAGCGGCAATTCCCAGACCAGTAATGACAGTGCCATACAAGGGCTAGGGGGAATGATGTCTTCGCAGCATATCTTCTTTGCTTTGCTCTTTGTTGCAACGATTGCTTTTATTGCTCCTATCATGGAAGAATTAATTTTCCGCGGTTTTGGAACTGCCTTCTTTTTCAAAAATAATCAAAAAGTTTTGCCTGCTATTGTGACTTCTGTGGTCTTCACTCTGCCTCATATCACCCAATTGACAGAGTTCCCAATTTATTTTGCACTTGGACTGGTTCTTTATTTGTCCTATGCTCGTCGGGGGAATATAAAAGATTCCATGTTGGTGCATATCCTGAACAATCTCCCCATGGCTATAATACTGCTGCTAGCTATGTTTAAGTAA